AGCAAGATAATGCGGGTATATTTTTCACCCTTATAAGAGTGTTTTGGTCACAAAAGTTTTATCTTGAGTAGTAAGTTAATTGacgataaatatttatttttattttattttattttgctaatatcaacaaatttaatgaattttgactagcATATGAGTCTATTTATTATACAGAAAtaaataggaataattacactctcctccccTGAGTTTTGGTGTACTTATACGTAAACTCCTTTatggttgaaaaattacatctgatagtcttgaggtttgtttttctaacaaataagtcaatccgttttttaaaattaatcgagtttgctaatattaacaaaacaatTCGATAAACATTCATATTTACTccaaattaacttattttttatttaaggcaggtcaaataaattgttttctataatcaaattatgcgtatacatcttcacgcgtgaatgcatgtgaggagataTAATTTCACAGTTATGAGGTagtttaatcataaaaagtttgtttgacttgcaataagtcaatcaagggtaaatcaaattttcattttattattaatatccacaaattcagtgaatatTGACTAAGAAAATAGCCCTTTTTACTAGACGGAAACAAATCCCAAAAGTATCAATTAAATGTAGTTATTCAAACAACaagatatttatgtataattataccaaacttcaaatgaagaagtgtaattattctaaataaatattaaaagtagtAGATATatctcaattataaaaaaatattatatataattacattaaattttaaagaaatgcaATGTAATTTATGTCGAATTAATGTAAAGCATGGTATCCGAGATTATGAGCATGTAGGGTAGTGGTGAGTCCACGAATACGATAGCAGCAGCAGACACGAATCAGATCATTAAAGGACCCTTTGTAGCAGCCAGCGGCCGTTCCCCACAACCATAAGCTCATAGCTTAAGCTTCCCACCTGAAAGCGATTTCAGCCTACGGAATAGATTACTGATTTTCTCAAAGTACCAACAAACAACACATGCATACACGTCATCCAATCTAAAATCATAATCATGCAATcatcaaaatatgatttaaatgcaatttattcccatatattaataataaaaaaaaaagtatagcTTATGAAAAATCTATAACCGAAGCCTTTTCGATGGagttttttattattcctTGTCTTACAAATACGtctcttaaattttaaatttatttaaatatatttgaattttaatttattcaaatatactttggataaattttttaaatttaaatacgtGTCggtaaaaattatcaaatatttttgataattttataaaggaataatttGAAGCATGGAgttccatcaatttttgagGTGAAGGTGCTGCACCAAAGTCATAGGCGGCGTGCACTTAAGAGGATATTCCATATTTCTACCTAATGCTTTTCCTTTCATTCTAATCCccccattatatatatatatatatatatatatatatatcatatttctttattattttttaatatttctttttatcagtAACTTTTTCtgtgttctttttctttttctgtgttttaaattataatcaaaattgataagtGAAACGTGTTCCGATTTAAATATAAGCTTTGGGTTTGAGGACGTCTTTCTAATTTCATCGACCAGACCCAATTAAAAATCAGgattgttattaaatatttataagtatttatcttttttttaacaaaatatattaattaattgaaaagaatAATCAAGTTTTATGAATGTCAAATCAAAGTTAGGTACGAAAACTTTTactaaaagggtaaattttgTGAGTATTGGGTTCAGTTAAATTCGTTCTAATCGTTACCTAATATTATTCTTGAATGtaattgtgtgtttttttgttactGTTATAACGTACCAATTTTCGTTACATGTGATCCTcacgagcatataaaaaaaattatgatgtgaaatgaagagaaaaaatagatttgcaataataaagaaaaaagtttgtGAAAGAAACGTAGGGTGCAATGATagacaacatatatattataattataagtttattaaaaatatagatttgaTAAGAAAGGCAAACTTGAAGAAGTTTGGTGAGACAAAAATATGGAGTAGTaggtgagagaaaaaaatataaaatatgagattattaaaaaaaattaaaatattttttattcattatattgtttttattttttttaatttttttctaagaaTTGACAATTCAGACTTcgatccaaaaaaataataattttataaaatattaaaaaaagtatttataattttttatatgataagaaatatttataattatattaaattttaagaaaattttgattaatttgtctcaataataataataataataaaaatagttaagaCGGGGAAAAGCCCTTTGGTAGCGGTAGTGGACTCGTGGGTATTAGAGTTGGTTGTCTGTGTTCTCTTCTCTCCTTTTTCCCTGCGATTCTGCGAAGACCCAACTCAGAAACCAAGTAGACCACAAAACCATTCAACTTCTTCACCGTCGTGCTTTCGTAGAGTCACTGTAATCGACCAAAAAATGCATTCCAATCAACTATTGCTTGAAGAGCCAATCCGGATGGCTTCCATTCTGGAGCCATCCAAAGGGGTCAGTTTCAAtctctcaaatttatttgtttcttttttacttttgatgaAGTTTTATGTAGATCTATGTTTGGGTGATTTTGGTGTTTGCATGAGTGATTTGGATTTCGGTGAGTAATCTTGTGTGTCTGCCTCAGAGTTTCTTCCCTGCAATGACGAAGATCGTGGGGACGTTGGGCCCACGCTCGCGATCCGTCGAGGTTATTTCTGCTTGTCTCAAGGCTGGAATGTCTGGTAATTGAATCGAGtgactgattttttttatttttcttttgtcagtTTATTTGTGTTGACTTGCCTGGAGTTTCTTATCTTCTCCTTTTCATGGGGCAGTTGcaagatttgatttttcatggGGTGATGCGGAGTATCATCAGGAAACTCTGGAGAATTTGAAGATTGCCATTAAGGCCACTAAGAAGCTCTGTGctgtatgtatatttattttatttagttgctttctttttttccttttaaattaattatttactcaTGCAATTTTCTCCATCTTTGGTATTCCAAATAATTCAAGTAAAGGCTCTAAATCTAATCTTGTCTGATTTTGGTCAAAACTAGTTGAAAGTGGTACAGAAGTAGGAGTTTTGTATTGTGTTTCATAGGAAGTATTAGTGTTCTACTATTCTTTTGATGCTATATATGCCTTCCGGATATGTACTGGTTCTGTTGTGACCTTTTCATTAATCTTCCAGCAATCTAATggaaattattgtttttttcccCCAAATGACATGAGTAACTCAATGTTTGAAGCATGGTGGTTCTCAACTTTTTTTAGGTCATGTTGGACACTGTGGGGCCTGAGTTACAAGTGGTTAATAGAAGTGAGACAGCTATAACACTTAAGGCTGACGACAATGTTATTCTGACACCTGATCAAGGTCAAGAAGCTTCATCACAAGTTTTGCCAATCAACTTTGCTGGGTTGGCGAAGGTTGTAATGCTTCCACCATCTTTGTCATTACCTTCAATCTTTTCTGTATTCTGGAATCTCAATAGTATATTGTTTTCTGGTTGCTTTATCCCACAATTGGGATTCTGTTGAGAAATTTAATCAACTTCGCTGGAAAATCTTAGctgtttataattaattagcgGTAGTTAGTATTGATACCTCAACATATTTTCAGAACTCTATTGAATGCTCGACATTTCCTAGTTCATACCATGAGCCTTATGAGAATAGAAAGTTGTCATGCTTTGGCAATGTCAAGTGATATATTAATGCCACTTTTCTGAGAGATTTGCAAATTGAAGTCATATCTGAGGGACATGACCTGTGGGAATCAGAGCATGGGCAATAAATGTTCGAAATTACAAAGCATGAAAGCAAGTCTTGTTTATTCTTGAAagtgtttttcaaaataaaagtatataaagtAGTGTAATATAAAAGCAAATTGTAATAGTTGAAGATATTCACATGATAACAATTATTTGTTGCTATAAATGGTCTACTAAGTGATTATATTGGAGAAATGATGGAGGAAAAACACAAGTGTTGAAAAAGTGATTTTATTTGTGATggataataaatttgttgGTTTATCTTGGATTCTGATGTGATGTGCTATGATGCAACCCATTTCAAGGGGTACGATGATACACACTGAGAACTTTTAATTGGTCAACATAGTATTTTGGTTTCACCTGagtaattcaagaattggacTAAAGATTTGGTGAAAAACTTGATTGTTAGTGCCCAGCCTGCGCAACAACCACATTCGAAGAATTCGGTTATCCAGACTCAAGAAATCCTATCAAAGTGAAAGGTCTTGCGTACTGTGTAAATTTCTAAAATCGGCTACTTCTTTTAAAAGTCTCGCACTTGAAATATAGTTTATtggaataagaaataattgaaCTGCTTATAAACTAAATCTGAACTCTATCTTCCAAATTCCAATAATTGGTCTCCTAGGTCAGAATTTCCAGAACTGCTCCAATTTATGAATTTGGAGTGCGCATGTCCTGTACCCATGGTATTGGTATGACTTGAACTTGAAAGGCAGTTCAGCCAATGGTTTTCTCTTGTTTCAGGATGCATAGATTTTTCAGCATGGTTCGATGGTCACTTATTGACTGTTAGTGTATGCAAATTAATCCTTCTCTCTTTACCTTTCTGTGATACTTGCAGGCTGTGAAGAAGGGAGACACCATTTTTGTTGGCCAATACCTATTTACAGGAAGTGAAACCACTTCTGTTTGGCTCGAGGTATGATCTGGAGTGTCgtttttaattagtttgatttatatacatttaacctttgattttctttttctagtttAATTCTTCTCACTTGTTTAGTGCTTGTGAActttttctcttcatcttATTGTGAGTAGactttctctcttctcttgaTGTAGAAATATTTCCTTGATAATAGAGCAAGTCCTAGAGACAGGCTTTCTTTTGTTGCATCACTTGAaacatttaatctttttgcCGTTCAAATATGGATTTCTGTGTGCCTGCTTATCCCATTTTCCATGTTGGAGCATTTCCTCAATATGATAGAAAACCTGGgcatgaatataaaatttttggttttcACCTTAGAGCTTAGCTTGTGAATAAGCCATccaattatttgttttatagctgtattaatttaaatttgtgattttgcTTATCAGGTAAATGATGTACAAGGCGATGATGTAGTTTGCGCCGTCAAGAATTCTGCAACATTGGCTGGGTCATTATTCACATTGCATGCTTCTCAAATTCCTATTGATCTGCCTACTCTATCTGATAAGGATAAGAAGGTGAGTTTTGGAAACTTGTGCTAGTAAATATATTCTGCTCGTTGTGTCATGCCCCCTTGAGGTAGATTTTCAAAGGATAAATTGGTGGATGTGGCAGTGTCTGTTCTAGTTTTTGGGTTTCCCACTTAGGTTCTTGTAGTAGTGTGTTAAACTTGAGATTTCTGAAAGCTTACACCACAAGCCTTTCACTcttgttttttgttcataCCTGACTTCAGCTAGTACTTGATTGAATATATTTCTTCTGATAATATTTGTGTTTTACTTTCAGGTTATCAGCTCATGGGGTGTTCagaacaaaattgattttctgtCATTGTCGTACACACGTCATGCAGAGGATGTTCGTGAGgtaaatggaaaaagaaataaaagaaaaaggtaacttttttatttacctGTAATATTTTCGAATTAACTTGTTGGTCTTTTCATCTGTGCAGGCCCGTGAGTTTCTATCCAAGCTTGGTGATCTAAGTCAGACTCAAATCTTTGCTAAAATTGAAACCGTAGAGGTGAATATGAAAGGCTATTGTAGTCTTAATAAATGAGGGATTTCGTAGCTTCCTTAAGAAGATTGAGTATGATGTACGTGGCCAACATAAAGTTCAAATGCTTACTTTGCCTCCACCATGTTTGCAGGGTTTAACCCATTTCGATGAGATCCTACAGGAGGCAGATGGCATCATCCTTTCGCGTGGGAACCTTGGTATAGATCTCCCACCGGAGAAGGTTAGTTACTATGATGATTTTGGGGGTGGATGCCTGTTGAAAACTTTTGGGTGCCACTTTGTTATCTGTCccttctgttttctttttttggcaATAGTCATTAAGAGACATGGTTGATCCCGAATGATATTACTCAATCATGCATGCTGAACATTGTATCTTGTCTAGGTGAAAATCAATGTATGTTTGTGCCAAGTTATTCCCCAACCATAACTAGCTGCAGCAGCCACCTAAAAGtatcacaaataaatatcCATTCCTGTAGCCTTTATATGTGCCTTTACCACAATTATCCCCTCTCGCCACCATTCACCACCACTAGTCAACACTAAGCTAAAGTTGGCAAGGTGAGTGCTGCTCCAGTGATGGGCAAGCACATTATTTACTCTCTGCTCACCAAATCAGTCCAGGCCATGTAAATGGCTTGCTTGTTTACTTGGCTGGATGtggatttgtttattttcccTTAGTTCAAATGGTTACTTCCTTGTTCTTAGTTGGGTTTGCTTTTGCTATTCACTGTACATATCTTATGGGAAACTCATATGCATTGATCTCCCTTGATCCATTGATAATGACTCTCTTGTCATCTCTTAGATCTATGTTGTATTTCTTGTCTGTCTAGAATAATCCCTAGCTATCTTTTTGCGGTATTTGCAGGTGTTTTTGTTTCAGAAATCTGCTGTTTACCAATGTAATATGGCTGGAAAGCCAGCTGTGGTAACTCGTGTTGTGGACAGTATGACAGACAATCTCAGGCCTACACGTGCAGAGGCAACTGATGTTGCCAATGCTGTTTTGGATGGTGAGTCATCATCCAAAATTCTTGGGGTGGAATTGTTATTTACAATCAGCATCTTTAAAGCAAATCTTGTAGTTCACTTTTTCACTGATAGTATACTTTTCATGGTTTGATTAAAATCTTAGTACTTCAAGGTTTGTCTGTATTTACTCTTCAATCGACATGTTATTGTATTACTGAAGTTATCTGGCAGCTAACAACGGAGATAATGGCTATGTTTCAGGATGTGATGCAATTCTTCTTGGGGCTGAGACCTTACGTGGATTATACCCTGTTGAAACTATCTCTACTGTAGGAAAAATTTGTGCTGAGGTAAGAACTTAAGGCCAGTATCATCTTGTACTCAGCTGGGTGGGTTTGTCGAACTCAATCCTTTGCGACATTTT
The nucleotide sequence above comes from Sesamum indicum cultivar Zhongzhi No. 13 linkage group LG11, S_indicum_v1.0, whole genome shotgun sequence. Encoded proteins:
- the LOC105174137 gene encoding pyruvate kinase 1, cytosolic, whose amino-acid sequence is MHSNQLLLEEPIRMASILEPSKGSFFPAMTKIVGTLGPRSRSVEVISACLKAGMSVARFDFSWGDAEYHQETLENLKIAIKATKKLCAVMLDTVGPELQVVNRSETAITLKADDNVILTPDQGQEASSQVLPINFAGLAKAVKKGDTIFVGQYLFTGSETTSVWLEVNDVQGDDVVCAVKNSATLAGSLFTLHASQIPIDLPTLSDKDKKVISSWGVQNKIDFLSLSYTRHAEDVREAREFLSKLGDLSQTQIFAKIETVEGLTHFDEILQEADGIILSRGNLGIDLPPEKVFLFQKSAVYQCNMAGKPAVVTRVVDSMTDNLRPTRAEATDVANAVLDGCDAILLGAETLRGLYPVETISTVGKICAEAEKVFNQDEYFKRTVKFVGEPMTHLESIASSAVRAALKVKASVIICFTSSGRAARLIAKYRPTMPVLSVVIPRLRTNQLKWSFSGAFEARQSLIVRGLFPLLADPRHPAESTNATNESVLKVALDHGKASGIVKSHDRVVVCQKVGDASVVKIIELED